In Pseudomonas sp. DNDY-54, a genomic segment contains:
- a CDS encoding DUF6685 family protein: MMSLPEPMPPVTSRIVRFAQRLGLTGKSPRQIIEHASQIRLPFAPLSEPAASIFWHDGPCLQRFVDLPRSALSGPIQEDKARARAALTRLVRQEQSTHAALDLRQIDGLGGQNADGRTYPTFEAFAATPACRQLRVISYKDFVRTLSIALPDYQAQAPIELRQASWLGERIYWSGEHHAEAFACAIAYARLRGLEVSLPCELIDYRLDASGLHALDNDYHAVTMPAQAWNNRVFMSLLLDAKIPYARLTLLRNADNSELLLLEKRQPAANALGEGLKLAGAPDMVRYLRDLPQITRFRLGNRTTLID; this comes from the coding sequence ATGATGAGCCTGCCCGAGCCGATGCCGCCTGTGACTTCCCGAATCGTTAGATTTGCCCAACGCCTTGGACTGACCGGCAAATCGCCGCGCCAGATCATTGAACACGCGAGCCAGATCAGATTGCCCTTCGCTCCGCTTTCCGAGCCGGCGGCGAGCATCTTCTGGCATGACGGCCCATGTCTACAGCGATTTGTCGACCTTCCCAGAAGCGCGCTTTCGGGACCGATTCAAGAAGACAAAGCCCGCGCTCGTGCGGCCTTGACCCGGCTGGTCCGTCAGGAACAGAGCACTCATGCAGCACTCGACCTGCGCCAGATAGATGGTCTCGGCGGGCAGAACGCCGATGGCAGGACCTATCCCACGTTCGAAGCGTTCGCGGCGACACCCGCCTGCCGCCAGCTCCGCGTCATCAGCTACAAGGATTTTGTGCGGACCCTCTCCATCGCCCTGCCCGACTACCAAGCGCAAGCACCGATTGAGCTTCGTCAAGCCAGCTGGCTCGGGGAGCGGATTTACTGGTCGGGCGAGCATCATGCCGAAGCCTTCGCCTGCGCCATTGCGTATGCGCGGCTGAGAGGGCTTGAGGTAAGCCTGCCATGCGAACTGATTGATTACCGTCTTGATGCGAGCGGATTGCACGCGCTGGATAATGACTATCATGCGGTCACCATGCCTGCGCAGGCCTGGAATAACCGAGTGTTCATGAGTCTGCTTCTCGACGCGAAGATTCCTTACGCGCGTCTGACACTGTTGCGCAACGCCGATAACTCCGAGTTGCTCCTGCTGGAAAAAAGGCAACCCGCCGCCAACGCTCTTGGCGAAGGTCTCAAGCTTGCCGGGGCACCGGATATGGTTCGTTATCTGCGCGATCTGCCACAAATTACCCGCTTCCGCCTTGGCAATCGCACGACACTGATCGACTGA
- a CDS encoding DUF2835 domain-containing protein, with protein sequence MPSLVLDIALPAEKLLAVYQGRANRILIKSREGRTVSLPAHHLRPFLTTAGVFGSFEMEFAPEGKLVRLRRLD encoded by the coding sequence ATGCCAAGCCTCGTGCTGGATATTGCGCTACCCGCCGAAAAACTGCTGGCGGTGTACCAGGGACGCGCGAATCGTATCCTGATCAAGAGCCGGGAAGGCCGCACTGTCAGCCTGCCGGCACATCATCTGCGACCCTTTCTGACAACGGCAGGTGTGTTTGGTTCATTCGAAATGGAATTCGCCCCTGAGGGCAAGTTGGTTAGATTACGCCGGCTCGATTAG